A DNA window from Arachis duranensis cultivar V14167 chromosome 3, aradu.V14167.gnm2.J7QH, whole genome shotgun sequence contains the following coding sequences:
- the LOC107480020 gene encoding heavy metal-associated isoprenylated plant protein 7 encodes MGEEVKKVDETKAEEPKKEEGEKKPEESKDGKVVEEAAAPAAPPEIVLKVFMHCEGCARKVRRSLRGFPGVEDVITDCKSHKVVVKGEKADPLKVRERVQRKSHRQVELLSPIPVPEPEAPKEDKKPEEQENPKPEEKKKEPEVIRVVLQAHMHCEACAQEIKRRIERMKGVESAEPDLKNSQVSVKGVFEVANLVDYVYKRTGKQVVVVKQETVENKEESNKDGGKEEKKGEEGDGDKDKKEGSQVEENKEKKGEEEAAAAAAAEGGTEESNKVVELKKNEYYYMPPRYGYGGGNMEYYAAYPGPGYPPQIFSDENPNACTVM; translated from the exons ATGGGCGAG GAAGTGAAGAAGGTCGACGAGACTAAAGCAGAGGAAccaaagaaggaagaaggggaGAAGAAGCCTGAGGAATCCAAGGATGGGAAGGTAGTGGAGGAAGCTGCAGCCCCAGCAGCACCCCCAGAGATTGTGCTTAAGGTGTTCATGCATTGCGAGGGTTGTGCACGCAAGGTTCGTCGCTCCCTTAGAGGATTCCCAG GGGTCGAGGATGTGATAACAGATTGTAAGAGTCACAAGGTGGTGGTTAAAGGAGAGAAAGCTGATCCTCTCAAGGTTAGGGAGAGAGTCCAGAGGAAGAGCCACAGACAAGTTGAGCTTCTCTCTCCCATTCCAGTTCCAGAACCAGAGGCGCCAAAAGAAGACAAGAAACCCGAAGAGCAAGAGAATCCTAAGCCcgaggagaagaaaaaagag CCTGAGGTCATCAGAGTAGTTCTCCAAGCTCACATGCATTGTGAAGCATGTGCGCAGGAAATCAAGAGACGCATTGAGAGAATGAAGG GAGTTGAGTCAGCAGAACCGGATCTGAAGAACTCGCAAGTGAGCGTGAAGGGGGTGTTTGAAGTTGCAAACTTAGTGGACTACGTTTACAAGAGGACCGGGAAGCAAGTAGTGGTAGTGAAGCAAGAAACTGTAGAGAATAAAGAAGAATCCAATAAAGATGGtgggaaagaagagaagaagggtGAGGAAGGTGATGGCGACAAAGACAAGAAGGAAGGCAGTCAAGTAGAAGAGAACaaagagaagaaaggagaagaagaagcagcagcagcagcagcagctgaAGGAGGCACAGAAGAGAGCAACAAGGTGGTTGAactgaagaagaatgaatattACTACATGCCACCAAGGTATGGCTATGGTGGTGGCAACATGGAATACTATGCAGCTTATCCTGGTCCAGGTTACCCTCCTCAGATCTTCAGTGATGAGAACCCCAATGCATGTACTGTGATGTAA